Proteins encoded within one genomic window of Sulfurovum sp. XGS-02:
- a CDS encoding MerR family transcriptional regulator has product MALVDNKKDILPLSSIAELLTTKIRTLKMYEEKGLLPPKEENKKLYSIDDVKLIAFTHYLASVKKINANGIKYILEMLHTNMDEQNRDTFLDLVEKKMEQLSGIDIKDVETM; this is encoded by the coding sequence TTGGCATTAGTAGACAATAAAAAAGATATATTGCCATTGAGCAGTATCGCAGAACTCTTGACCACAAAAATTAGAACACTGAAAATGTACGAAGAGAAAGGTTTGCTTCCTCCTAAAGAGGAGAATAAAAAGCTCTATTCTATTGATGATGTCAAACTGATCGCTTTTACACACTATTTGGCCAGTGTTAAAAAGATCAATGCAAACGGTATTAAATATATATTGGAGATGCTTCATACCAATATGGATGAACAAAACAGAGATACCTTTTTAGACCTGGTGGAAAAAAAGATGGAACAACTGTCGGGTATCGACATCAAAGATGTAGAGACGATGTAG
- a CDS encoding NAD(P)H-dependent oxidoreductase gives MQNDFSKAMDFRHACKVFDEKKKISDEEMRYILEAGRRSPSSFGMEAWKFLVITNEDLKAKLRPFCWNQVQITSCSHLVIVLAGIENAKVESGMPKKRFMRREMPQEQLDFYMDIYAKHLEKTLSTDENIYAWTSKQSYIALGNMMTAAAFVGIDSCPIEGFEKENVEEVLGLDTSKYQVAVIVPFGYRLNAQSSQLRLPFDEVVEFIK, from the coding sequence ATGCAAAATGATTTTAGCAAAGCAATGGATTTCAGGCACGCCTGTAAAGTATTTGACGAAAAGAAAAAGATCAGTGATGAAGAGATGCGCTATATTTTAGAAGCAGGAAGAAGATCACCCTCTTCATTCGGTATGGAAGCATGGAAATTTCTTGTCATCACGAATGAAGACTTGAAAGCTAAACTGAGACCTTTCTGCTGGAACCAGGTACAGATCACCTCCTGTTCACACCTGGTCATTGTACTTGCGGGCATAGAGAATGCCAAGGTTGAGAGCGGTATGCCTAAAAAGAGATTTATGAGACGTGAAATGCCTCAGGAACAGTTGGATTTCTATATGGATATCTATGCCAAACACTTGGAAAAAACACTGAGCACTGATGAGAACATCTATGCATGGACATCCAAACAAAGCTACATTGCATTAGGAAATATGATGACTGCTGCTGCTTTTGTAGGTATAGACTCCTGTCCTATAGAAGGGTTTGAAAAAGAGAATGTCGAAGAGGTGTTAGGTCTTGATACAAGTAAGTACCAGGTCGCTGTTATCGTACCATTTGGCTACAGGCTCAATGCACAATCCTCTCAGCTAAGACTTCCTTTTGATGAAGTCGTCGAATTTATAAAGTAA
- a CDS encoding YbhB/YbcL family Raf kinase inhibitor-like protein gives MRYLWIVMIVGSFLQAESFTLESETLKGQLVKAQEFDGFGCNGQNISPELHWSHAPKGTKSFAVTVYDPDAPTGSGWWHWLIVNIPADTHKIVADASAKKTLPKGALETTTDYGHAGFGGACPPQGDKAHRYIFTVHALDVESLPLNAESKSAVVGFMINKHTIQKASMISYYQRD, from the coding sequence ATGCGATATCTATGGATAGTGATGATAGTAGGCTCATTTTTACAGGCCGAGAGTTTTACATTGGAAAGTGAGACGCTCAAAGGACAGCTGGTGAAAGCCCAGGAGTTTGATGGTTTCGGGTGTAATGGACAAAATATCTCCCCGGAACTGCACTGGAGTCATGCACCAAAAGGTACAAAAAGTTTTGCTGTCACTGTGTATGATCCTGATGCACCTACGGGCAGCGGATGGTGGCACTGGCTGATCGTGAACATTCCAGCAGATACACATAAGATCGTTGCAGATGCTTCAGCGAAAAAAACACTGCCAAAAGGTGCATTGGAAACAACGACAGATTACGGCCATGCAGGGTTTGGCGGTGCCTGTCCTCCACAAGGAGACAAAGCACACCGTTATATCTTTACAGTACATGCACTGGATGTCGAGAGTTTGCCTCTTAATGCAGAGAGTAAAAGTGCAGTGGTAGGCTTTATGATCAACAAACATACGATCCAAAAAGCTTCGATGATCTCTTATTATCAAAGAGATTAA
- the cutA gene encoding divalent-cation tolerance protein CutA: MEASDYCIITTTTDSKENADLITQILLAKKLAACIQSTTIQSAYHWEEKIIHSEEIRLEMKTKRSLFETVQREIEQLHTYDVPEIIMVPMAGANQDYLQWIKEETANT, translated from the coding sequence ATGGAAGCCTCTGATTACTGCATCATTACGACTACTACCGATTCAAAAGAGAATGCCGATCTCATCACTCAAATACTCTTGGCAAAGAAACTGGCTGCCTGTATCCAATCCACAACCATACAGAGTGCGTATCATTGGGAAGAAAAGATTATACACTCTGAAGAGATACGCCTTGAGATGAAGACCAAAAGGTCTCTCTTTGAAACGGTTCAAAGAGAAATCGAGCAGCTGCATACCTATGATGTACCTGAGATTATCATGGTACCCATGGCCGGTGCGAACCAAGACTACCTTCAATGGATCAAAGAGGAAACCGCCAACACTTAA
- a CDS encoding low molecular weight protein-tyrosine-phosphatase, with protein sequence MDSILFVCLGNICRSPLAHGVAEHIVNTEKLGLFIDSAGTSDWHKGESPCQHSIEIADQYHVDISQQRSRPVSKEDISLFKYVVAMDRQNKADLEAFGFEQVYLIGDFGNYQGEDVPDPYFFDGFEGFDKVYTMISLCVEDFMQRVKNGSL encoded by the coding sequence ATGGACAGTATATTATTTGTATGCTTGGGGAACATCTGCCGTAGCCCTCTGGCTCATGGTGTGGCAGAGCATATCGTCAACACTGAAAAACTTGGACTTTTCATCGATTCAGCCGGGACAAGCGACTGGCATAAGGGGGAATCACCCTGTCAACACTCTATCGAGATCGCAGACCAGTACCATGTAGACATCTCCCAACAACGCTCTCGTCCTGTTTCAAAAGAGGATATCTCACTGTTTAAATATGTTGTTGCCATGGACCGGCAAAATAAAGCCGACCTGGAAGCCTTTGGATTTGAACAGGTCTATCTTATAGGTGATTTTGGAAACTATCAGGGGGAAGATGTTCCTGACCCTTACTTTTTTGATGGCTTTGAAGGATTTGACAAAGTCTATACGATGATCTCACTCTGTGTAGAAGATTTTATGCAAAGGGTAAAGAATGGAAGCCTCTGA